From the genome of Pseudomonadota bacterium:
CGGCACCCAGGTGTCGCCGCCGGTGTAGTTCACCACCACGTCGACGCCCACCTTGCCGGAGATGCGCCAAGCCTCTTGGCTGAAATCCACCTTGGTGTAGTCGATGAGATGGTCGGCGCCGAGAGCCCTGAGCTTGTCGAGCTTCTCGGCCGAGCTTGCGGCGGCCAGCACCTCAGCGCCGATCATTTTGGCGATCTGCACCGCCGCGGTGCCGACGCCGCCGCTGGCGCCGAGGATCAGCACCTTTTCGCCGGGGGCAACGGCGCCGCGCACGGTCAGCATGCGGAACGCGGTGCCGTAAGCGACCGGCAGGCACGCCGCCGCCTCGAAGCTGACGCCGTCCGGAATTCGCAGCAAGTTCTGCTGCGGAGCGCAAGCGTACTCGGCCATGCCGCCGAAGATGTCCTCGCCCATCATGCCTGCAGCCGTGCTCGGATTGACCAGGACCCGTTCGCCCACCCGCCAGCCGGTGACACCGTCGCCCAGCGCGGCGATCTCGCCCGCGATGTCCCCGCCGGAGATGAACGGCGTCTTGACCGGCAGCCCCGGCATGC
Proteins encoded in this window:
- a CDS encoding zinc-binding dehydrogenase codes for the protein MKAMIIKAQGGLDNLVYDDWPDPEPEIGQVLVRVRACGLNHLDIFVRRGMPGLPVKTPFISGGDIAGEIAALGDGVTGWRVGERVLVNPSTAAGMMGEDIFGGMAEYACAPQQNLLRIPDGVSFEAAACLPVAYGTAFRMLTVRGAVAPGEKVLILGASGGVGTAAVQIAKMIGAEVLAAASSAEKLDKLRALGADHLIDYTKVDFSQEAWRISGKVGVDVVVNYTGGDTWVPALRALKHHGRLLTCGATAGFAPQEDIRYIWTREITIVGCNGWSTEDIARLLDLVAAGRIKPVISHILPLSEGREAEWLMEQRAVFGKVVLVP